From Oryza sativa Japonica Group chromosome 4, ASM3414082v1, one genomic window encodes:
- the LOC4335987 gene encoding probable fucosyltransferase 7, with product MSPRVRMSVARWLPSSPAHGKTKSRRSSSAVRPTLLVIAVTVIAVLLVAVVFGGAGRWTLSGGGDTSWVSAGARVVINAVSGQQRDGDDPVAAAVEPRNDRLLGGLLSPDFDDSSCLSRYRAGLYRRQSPHAVSPHLVASLRRYESIHRRCGPGTSAYERAVERLRSPPPSNTSDAECRYLVWTPLEGLGNRMLTLTSAFLYALLTDRVLLFHHPAGEGLRDLFCEPFPGSTWTLPEGDFPFSGMQGFNARTRESLGNALRRGEGAAKDHPPPPPPWMYVHLRHDYNRNANDPRFFCDDGQDALRRVGWVVLLSDNYFVPGLFLVPRFERALSRMLPRRDAAFHHLGRYLLHPSNTVWGMVARYHASYMACANERVGIQVRSFYWARISTDELYGQIMSCAHGENILPRVTQQGPNFTAAGDQPQPAARPGRRKAVLVVSLHGAYSERIKDLYYEHGAAGGESVSVFQPTHLDRQRSGEQLHNQKALAEMMLLSFSDVVVTSAASTFGYVGHGLAGLRPWVLMSPLDKKVPDPPCRLAATIEPCFHNPPNYDCRTRAKGDTGKIVRHIRHCEDFENGVQLVD from the exons ATGAGTCCTCGGGTCAGAATGTCGGTGGCGCGGTGGCTGCCAAGCAGCCCAGCGCACGGCAAGACCAAGAGCCGGCGCTCGTCGTCGGCCGTGCGCCCGACGCTGCTGGTGATCGCGGTGACCGTGATTGCCGtgctgctcgtcgccgtcgtcttcggcggcgccggccggtggaCGCTCTCCGGCGGCGGGGACACCAGCTGGGTCTCCGCCGGAGCCCGCGTCGTCATCAACGCCG TGTCCGGCCAAcaacgcgacggcgacgatcccgtcgcggcggcggtggagccgcGGAACGACAGGCTCCTGGGTGGCCTCCTCTCGCCGGACTTCGACGACAGCTCCTGCCTCAGCCGCTACCGCGCCGGGCTCTACCGCCGGCAGTCCCCCCACGCTGTCTCGCCGCACCTGGTCGCCTCACTCCGACGCTACGAGTCCATCCACCGCCGCTGCGGCCCCGGCACCTCCGCCTACGAGCGCGCCGTGGAGCGCctccgctccccgccgccgtcgaacaCCTCCGACGCCGAGTGCAGGTACCTCGTGTGGACGCCGCTCGAGGGGCTCGGCAACCGCATGCTCACGCTCACGTCGGCTTTCCTCTATGCGCTCCTCACCGACCGCGTCCTCCTCTTCCACCACCCCGCCGGCGAAGGCCTCAGGGACCTCTTCTGCGAGCCGTTCCCGGGCTCCACGTGGACGCTCCCGGAGGGGGACTTCCCGTTCTCCGGCATGCAGGGCTTCAACGCGCGCACCCGCGAGAGCCTCGGGAACGCGCtgcggcgcggcgagggcgccgccaaggaccacccgccgccgccgccgccgtggatgtACGTGCACCTGCGGCACGACTACAACCGCAACGCCAACGACCCGCGCTTCTTCTGCGACGACGGGCAGGACGCGCTGCGGCGCGTCGGCTGGGTGGTGCTCCTCTCCGACAACTACTTCGTGCCCGGGCTGTTCCTGGTCCCGCGGTTCGAGCGCGCGCTGTCGCGGATGCTGCCGCGCCGCGACGCCGCGTTCCACCACCTCGGCCGCTACCTGCTCCACCCGAGCAACACGGTGTGGGGGATGGTGGCGCGGTACCACGCCTCGTACATGGCCTGCGCCAACGAGCGCGTCGGCATCCAGGTGCGCTCCTTCTACTGGGCGCGCATCTCCACCGACGAGCTCTACGGCCAGATCATGTCGTGCGCGCACGGCGAGAACATCCTCCCCCGCGTGACGCAGCAGGGGCCCAACTtcaccgccgccggagaccagccgcagccggcggcgcggccggggagGCGCAAGGCGGTGCTCGTGGTGTCGCTGCACGGCGCCTACTCCGAGAGGATCAAGGACCTGTACTACGagcacggcgcggcgggcggggaGTCCGTGAGCGTGTTCCAGCCGACGCACCTGGACCGGCAGCGCTCCGGCGAGCAGCTGCACAACCAGAAGGCGCTCGCCGAGATGATGCTGCTGAGCTTCTCCGACGTGGTGGTCACGTCCGCCGCCTCGACGTTCGGGTACGTCGGCCACGGGCTCGCCGGGCTGAGGCCGTGGGTGCTCATGAGCCCCCTCGACAAGAAGGTGCCTGACCCGCCGTGCCGGCTGGCCGCCACCATCGAGCCGTGCTTCCATAACCCACCAAACTACGACTGCCGGACGAGGGCCAAAGGCGACACCGGCAAGATTGTCCGGCACATCCGGCACTGCGAGGACTTCGAGAATGGCGTTCAGTTAGTGGACTGA